A part of Eschrichtius robustus isolate mEscRob2 chromosome 20, mEscRob2.pri, whole genome shotgun sequence genomic DNA contains:
- the CRK gene encoding adapter molecule crk isoform X2: MAGNFDSEERSSWYWGRLSRQEAVALLQGQRHGVFLVRDSSTSPGDYVLSVSENSRVSHYIINSSGPRPPVPPSPAQPPPGVSPSRLRIGDQEFDSLPALLEFYKIHYLDTTTLIEPVSRSRQGSGVILRQEEAEYVRALFDFNGNDEEDLPFKKGDILRIRDKPEEQWWNAEDSEGKRGMIPVPYVEKYRPASASVSALIGGR; this comes from the exons ATGGCGGGCAACTTCGACTCGGAGGAGCGGAGTAGCTGGTACTGGGGGCGGCTGAGTCGGCAGGAGGCGGTGGCGCTGTTGCAGGGCCAGCGGCACGGGGTGTTCCTGGTGCGGGACTCGAGCACCAGCCCCGGGGACTATGTGCTCAGCGTCTCCGAGAACTCGCGCGTCTCCCACTACATCATCAACAGCAGCGGCCCGCGCCCGCCGGTGCCACCGTCGCCCGCCCAGCCTCCGCCCG gGGTGAGCCCCTCCAGACTCCGAATAGGAGATCAAGAATTTGATTCATTGCCTGCTTTACTGGAATTCTACAAAATACACTATTTGGACACTACAACATTGATAGAACCAGTATCCAGATCCAGGCAGGGTAGTGGAGTGATTCTCAGGCAGGAGGAGGCAGAGTATGTACGAGCCCTCTTTGACTTTAATGGGAATGATGAAGAAGATCTTCCCTTTAAGAAAGGAGACATCCTGAGAATCCGGGATAAGCCTGAAGAGCAGTGGTGGAATGCGGAGGACAGCGAAGGCAAGAGGGGGATGATTCCAGTCCCTTACGTCGAGAAGTATAGACCTGCCTCCGCCTCAGTATCGGCTCTGATTGGAG